The following proteins are encoded in a genomic region of Vespa velutina chromosome 23, iVesVel2.1, whole genome shotgun sequence:
- the LOC124956648 gene encoding androgen-induced gene 1 protein-like isoform X4: protein MRESILIGFHVIACLQFAYSVYYDYTYTVVPQNIMKVHSAFGGRFKFLTFWDAILQAVFFFICIMNDWYGTNAVSPKKPPFIRKLKDYVYATLSFPIAMFVGITFWSIMCIDRELVLPKALDPYFPWWLNHLMHTMIMVSSIIEMLLAPRKYPKRSHGLAGLLSFTLTYLIWMHVIYFMSGIWVYPVMEVLTPPLRVVFFIVLLALVLILYFAGEMLNNLVWGNEQTKQHKSHSK, encoded by the exons ATGCGAGAATCCATTCTCATAGGATTTCACGTGATTGCCTGTTTGCAATTCGCATATTctgtttattatgattatacgTATACCGTGGTGCCACAGAATATCATGAAGGTCCACAGCGCTTTTGGTGGAAGATTTAAATTTCTTACGTTTTGGGACGCG ATATTACAAgctgtattcttttttatatgtatcatGAATGATTGGTATGGTACCAATGCAGTTAGCCCGAAGAAGCCGCCATTTATACGAAAGCTGAAGGATTACGTGTACGCAACTCTTAGTTTTCCTATAGCCATG TTCGTTGGGATTACGTTCTGGTCGATAATGTGCATCGACCGTGAATTGGTATTACCAAAGGCATTGGATCCATATTTTCCATGGTGGTTGAATCATCTGATGCATACAATGATTATGGTGTCGTCTATTATTGAGATGCTACTAGCACCACGAAAGTATCCTAAAAGATCACATGGTCTTGCTGGTCTCCTATCATTTACacttacttatttaatttG GATGCACGTAATCTATTTCATGAGTGGTATTTGGGTGTACCCAGTGATGGAAGTACTGACGCCACCTCTGCGAGTAGtattctttatcgttttattggCATTAGTGTTGATACTCTATTTTGCTGGAGAAATGCTGAACAACCTCGTTTGGGGTAACGAACAAACTAAACAACACAAATCTCATTCCAAGTAG
- the LOC124956648 gene encoding androgen-induced gene 1 protein-like isoform X2, which translates to MRESILIGFHVIACLQFAYSVYYDYTYTVVPQNIMKVHSAFGGRFKFLTFWDAILQAVFFFICIMNDWYGTNAVSPKKPPFIRKLKDYVYATLSFPIAMFVGITFWSIMCIDRELVLPKALDPYFPWWLNHLMHTMIMVSSIIEMLLAPRKYPKRSHGLAGLLSFTLTYLIWMHVIYFMSGIWVYPVMEVLTPPLRVVFFIVLLALVLILYFAGEMLNNLVWGKKYLAENNSPDLKA; encoded by the exons ATGCGAGAATCCATTCTCATAGGATTTCACGTGATTGCCTGTTTGCAATTCGCATATTctgtttattatgattatacgTATACCGTGGTGCCACAGAATATCATGAAGGTCCACAGCGCTTTTGGTGGAAGATTTAAATTTCTTACGTTTTGGGACGCG ATATTACAAgctgtattcttttttatatgtatcatGAATGATTGGTATGGTACCAATGCAGTTAGCCCGAAGAAGCCGCCATTTATACGAAAGCTGAAGGATTACGTGTACGCAACTCTTAGTTTTCCTATAGCCATG TTCGTTGGGATTACGTTCTGGTCGATAATGTGCATCGACCGTGAATTGGTATTACCAAAGGCATTGGATCCATATTTTCCATGGTGGTTGAATCATCTGATGCATACAATGATTATGGTGTCGTCTATTATTGAGATGCTACTAGCACCACGAAAGTATCCTAAAAGATCACATGGTCTTGCTGGTCTCCTATCATTTACacttacttatttaatttG GATGCACGTAATCTATTTCATGAGTGGTATTTGGGTGTACCCAGTGATGGAAGTACTGACGCCACCTCTGCGAGTAGtattctttatcgttttattggCATTAGTGTTGATACTCTATTTTGCTGGAGAAATGCTGAACAACCTCGTTTGGG GTAAAAAATACCTAGCAGAGAATAACAGCCCAGATTTGAAAGCATAA
- the LOC124956648 gene encoding androgen-dependent TFPI-regulating protein-like isoform X1 has product MQILVRSVIEIGLKKRNCEKSNKMIRKMNTFIHVGTCAMYAYVTFHASFIQSIPFLEELFSEFDPGILKFLTMWNMILQAVFFFICIMNDWYGTNAVSPKKPPFIRKLKDYVYATLSFPIAMFVGITFWSIMCIDRELVLPKALDPYFPWWLNHLMHTMIMVSSIIEMLLAPRKYPKRSHGLAGLLSFTLTYLIWMHVIYFMSGIWVYPVMEVLTPPLRVVFFIVLLALVLILYFAGEMLNNLVWGKKYLAENNSPDLKA; this is encoded by the exons ATGCAGATTCTTGTAAGATCCGTGATCGAaattggattaaaaaaaagaaattgt gagAAATCTAACAAAATGATTCGAAAGATGAATACTTTTATTCACGTTGGCACGTGCGCCATGTACGCTTACGTTACTTTTCATGCTTCCTTCATACAATCGATTCCATTTCTGGAAGAACTATTTTCTGAATTTGACCCTGGAATATTGAAGTTTTTGACGATGTGGAACATG ATATTACAAgctgtattcttttttatatgtatcatGAATGATTGGTATGGTACCAATGCAGTTAGCCCGAAGAAGCCGCCATTTATACGAAAGCTGAAGGATTACGTGTACGCAACTCTTAGTTTTCCTATAGCCATG TTCGTTGGGATTACGTTCTGGTCGATAATGTGCATCGACCGTGAATTGGTATTACCAAAGGCATTGGATCCATATTTTCCATGGTGGTTGAATCATCTGATGCATACAATGATTATGGTGTCGTCTATTATTGAGATGCTACTAGCACCACGAAAGTATCCTAAAAGATCACATGGTCTTGCTGGTCTCCTATCATTTACacttacttatttaatttG GATGCACGTAATCTATTTCATGAGTGGTATTTGGGTGTACCCAGTGATGGAAGTACTGACGCCACCTCTGCGAGTAGtattctttatcgttttattggCATTAGTGTTGATACTCTATTTTGCTGGAGAAATGCTGAACAACCTCGTTTGGG GTAAAAAATACCTAGCAGAGAATAACAGCCCAGATTTGAAAGCATAA
- the LOC124956648 gene encoding androgen-induced gene 1 protein-like isoform X3, giving the protein MIRKMNTFIHVGTCAMYAYVTFHASFIQSIPFLEELFSEFDPGILKFLTMWNMILQAVFFFICIMNDWYGTNAVSPKKPPFIRKLKDYVYATLSFPIAMFVGITFWSIMCIDRELVLPKALDPYFPWWLNHLMHTMIMVSSIIEMLLAPRKYPKRSHGLAGLLSFTLTYLIWMHVIYFMSGIWVYPVMEVLTPPLRVVFFIVLLALVLILYFAGEMLNNLVWGKKYLAENNSPDLKA; this is encoded by the exons ATGATTCGAAAGATGAATACTTTTATTCACGTTGGCACGTGCGCCATGTACGCTTACGTTACTTTTCATGCTTCCTTCATACAATCGATTCCATTTCTGGAAGAACTATTTTCTGAATTTGACCCTGGAATATTGAAGTTTTTGACGATGTGGAACATG ATATTACAAgctgtattcttttttatatgtatcatGAATGATTGGTATGGTACCAATGCAGTTAGCCCGAAGAAGCCGCCATTTATACGAAAGCTGAAGGATTACGTGTACGCAACTCTTAGTTTTCCTATAGCCATG TTCGTTGGGATTACGTTCTGGTCGATAATGTGCATCGACCGTGAATTGGTATTACCAAAGGCATTGGATCCATATTTTCCATGGTGGTTGAATCATCTGATGCATACAATGATTATGGTGTCGTCTATTATTGAGATGCTACTAGCACCACGAAAGTATCCTAAAAGATCACATGGTCTTGCTGGTCTCCTATCATTTACacttacttatttaatttG GATGCACGTAATCTATTTCATGAGTGGTATTTGGGTGTACCCAGTGATGGAAGTACTGACGCCACCTCTGCGAGTAGtattctttatcgttttattggCATTAGTGTTGATACTCTATTTTGCTGGAGAAATGCTGAACAACCTCGTTTGGG GTAAAAAATACCTAGCAGAGAATAACAGCCCAGATTTGAAAGCATAA